The following coding sequences are from one Rutidosis leptorrhynchoides isolate AG116_Rl617_1_P2 chromosome 11, CSIRO_AGI_Rlap_v1, whole genome shotgun sequence window:
- the LOC139875302 gene encoding uncharacterized protein: MESKLLLIGGITARSPSVSTRLKILSIETLSKPKFDNDLPFLDVIASDEQGDRISLTLKNAHKKKYEELIHEQNIYVLKNVGTLKLNNQMSKLNHWTHDCRLIFLNKTTLVPVPATQWSGSDGFKFIPFADLISCQLPEKHTADVIGRVNFYDREPKSYGSGSDDKSKYINLELKDLDASIVSCTLFAKYMVNFLEYMKTVAESQCVILVIQFGRTQKYQRQLTVGTDWTHT; the protein is encoded by the exons ATGGAATCGAAATTACTATTAATCGGAGGAATCACTGCAAGAAGTCCATCTGTTTCTACGCGTTTAAAGATACTCAGTATTGAAACATTGTCAAAGCCAAAATTTGACAACGATTTGCCTTTTCTTGATGTTATTGCATCTGATGAACAG GGTGATCGAATTAGTCTCACTCTGAAAAATGCTCATAAGAAAAAGTATGAGGAACTGATACACGAGCAAAATATCTATGTGCTCAAAAATGTTGGAACCTTGAAGCTTAATAATCAGATGAGCAAACTTAATCACTGGACACATGACTGCAGACTGATATTTCTAAACAAAACCACACTTGTGCCAGTGCCAGCCACTCAATGGTCTGGAAGTGATGGTTTCAAATTCATTCCTTTTGCAGATCTAATCAGTTGTCAACTACCAGAAAAACACACTGCAG ATGTAATTGGTAGAGTGAACTTTTATGACCGTGAACCGAAGTCTTATGGGAGTGGCAGTGATGATAAGTCAAAATACATCAACCTGGAGCTCAAGGATTTAGA TGCTTCGATTGTCTCATGCACTTTATTTGCCAAATATATGGTCAACTTTTTGGAATACATGAAAACTGTTGCAGAAAGTCAATGTGTGATCTTGGTTATTCAATTTGGACGCACACAGAAATACCAAC GTCAGCTAACTGTTGGTACAGACTGGACTCATACTTGA